Proteins found in one Saccharopolyspora phatthalungensis genomic segment:
- a CDS encoding phosphoribosyltransferase yields MSFPERTTAGYADRRHAGRVLAQRMTGLDLVDPVVFGLARGGVPVAAEVARSLAAPLRVCVARKIGAPSQPELAVGAVTADGPASYDPRLVRSFHLDEQTLQAACERERAEARRRERLFQRGQPLPLAGRDVVLVDDGLATGATARAAVRMLREAAPRSVVLAVPVGSPEAVTALRKEADVVVCILQPVGFAAVGQWYRDFSATTDEEIYEILRDFD; encoded by the coding sequence ATGAGTTTCCCGGAACGGACCACCGCCGGTTATGCCGACCGCAGGCACGCCGGGCGGGTCTTGGCCCAGCGGATGACCGGCCTGGATCTGGTCGATCCCGTGGTGTTCGGACTGGCCAGGGGTGGGGTGCCGGTGGCCGCCGAGGTGGCGCGGTCGCTGGCGGCACCACTGCGGGTGTGCGTGGCCCGCAAGATCGGTGCGCCGAGCCAGCCGGAGTTGGCGGTCGGCGCGGTGACCGCCGACGGCCCGGCCAGCTACGACCCGCGGCTGGTGCGCTCGTTCCACCTCGACGAGCAGACCCTGCAGGCCGCCTGCGAGCGGGAGCGCGCTGAGGCGCGACGCCGGGAGCGGTTGTTCCAGCGCGGCCAGCCGCTGCCGCTGGCCGGGCGCGATGTGGTGCTGGTCGACGACGGTCTGGCCACCGGTGCGACGGCCCGCGCTGCGGTGCGGATGCTGCGTGAGGCAGCGCCGCGCAGCGTGGTGCTGGCCGTTCCGGTGGGCTCACCGGAAGCGGTCACCGCGTTGCGCAAGGAAGCCGATGTGGTGGTGTGCATCCTGCAACCGGTCGGCTTCGCCGCCGTGGGGCAGTGGTACCGGGACTTCAGCGCCACGACTGACGAGGAGATCTACGAGATCCTGCGCGACTTCGACTGA